In Dendrosporobacter quercicolus, a single genomic region encodes these proteins:
- a CDS encoding ABC transporter permease, which translates to MNDLIISTIAQGLLWSVLAIGVYLTFRTLHIADLSVEGTYPLGAAVAAVLLEGQYSPATAVLTAGIAGMLAGAATGLLHTKLKIPALLAGILTMIALYSVNLRVMGKANISLLNTDTVYTALALHMTPNMTIFVVGLIVAVVCPTILYLFFGTEIGLALRATGNNPQMIRAMGVNTDNMILLGLVISNGVVAIAGAFIAQSNGFADVGMGVGTIVIGLASVIIGEVLFGSRSVKNSLISVVLGSIVYRIVIAVVLYLGMPPNDLKLFTALLVAIALALPLVKTKWDSRKAGI; encoded by the coding sequence ATGAATGATTTAATCATTTCTACCATAGCCCAAGGACTGCTCTGGTCTGTCCTGGCTATAGGCGTCTACTTAACTTTTCGCACTTTGCATATTGCTGATTTAAGCGTGGAGGGCACTTATCCGCTGGGCGCGGCCGTTGCGGCGGTACTGCTGGAGGGACAGTACAGCCCTGCGACTGCTGTTCTTACAGCGGGCATCGCCGGTATGCTGGCAGGCGCTGCCACCGGTTTATTGCATACAAAACTGAAAATACCGGCATTATTAGCCGGTATTTTAACCATGATTGCCTTGTATTCCGTAAATTTGCGAGTGATGGGCAAAGCGAATATATCGTTATTAAATACCGATACAGTTTATACCGCCTTAGCATTACATATGACGCCTAATATGACGATTTTTGTGGTGGGCCTTATTGTTGCCGTGGTATGCCCAACTATTCTCTACTTGTTTTTTGGCACGGAAATCGGCCTGGCTTTGCGGGCTACCGGCAATAATCCGCAAATGATACGGGCAATGGGAGTTAATACTGATAATATGATTCTGCTGGGACTGGTGATCAGCAACGGCGTGGTAGCCATAGCGGGAGCTTTTATCGCCCAGAGCAACGGCTTTGCCGATGTCGGCATGGGGGTTGGCACTATCGTCATTGGCCTTGCTTCCGTTATCATCGGTGAAGTGTTATTTGGTTCAAGGAGTGTTAAAAATTCTCTGATTTCGGTTGTGCTTGGCTCCATTGTTTATCGCATTGTCATCGCGGTTGTATTGTATCTGGGGATGCCGCCAAACGATTTGAAGCTGTTTACCGCTCTTTTGGTCGCCATTGCTTTAGCCCTGCCTCTGGTTAAAACAAAATGGGACAGCAGGAAGGCGGGGATTTAA
- a CDS encoding AAA family ATPase codes for MKKIAIYGKGGIGKSTTVSNVSAAMAALGLTVLQIGCDPKADSSRTLTGGKNIPTVLDTLRKKGDAELDDLVVKSSTGVLCVESGGPVPGVGCAGRGIITAFEKLAELDAYEIYKPDVVLYDVLGDVVCGGFAMPIRGGYADDICIVTSGEMMALYAAANIAHAVKSFGKRGYASLRGLILNAKNIEGEHELVDKAAAEIETPVIYRLPRDPFVQQAEAQGKTVVEAFPDCAMAAHYKSLARLLLEGGEASSTSSNT; via the coding sequence ATGAAAAAAATTGCAATTTACGGCAAGGGCGGTATCGGTAAATCGACCACCGTTTCCAACGTATCGGCGGCCATGGCAGCTCTGGGGCTGACTGTGCTGCAAATCGGCTGTGATCCCAAGGCCGATTCCAGCCGTACTCTGACCGGCGGAAAAAACATTCCCACAGTGCTGGACACCCTGCGAAAAAAAGGCGACGCGGAGCTGGACGACCTCGTTGTAAAAAGCAGCACCGGCGTGCTGTGTGTGGAATCGGGCGGCCCGGTTCCCGGCGTGGGCTGTGCCGGGCGCGGCATCATCACGGCCTTCGAAAAACTGGCGGAGCTGGACGCCTACGAAATTTACAAGCCGGACGTGGTGCTTTACGATGTGCTGGGCGACGTGGTCTGCGGCGGCTTCGCCATGCCTATCCGGGGCGGCTATGCCGACGATATCTGCATTGTCACCTCCGGTGAGATGATGGCGCTCTATGCCGCGGCGAATATCGCCCACGCGGTCAAAAGCTTCGGCAAGCGCGGCTACGCCTCGCTGCGCGGTCTGATCCTCAACGCCAAGAACATTGAGGGCGAGCATGAGCTGGTGGACAAGGCGGCGGCGGAGATTGAAACGCCGGTCATTTACCGCCTGCCCCGCGATCCTTTTGTGCAGCAAGCCGAGGCCCAGGGAAAAACGGTGGTGGAGGCTTTCCCGGACTGCGCTATGGCGGCCCATTACAAATCGCTGGCCAGACTGCTGCTGGAAGGAGGCGAAGCTTCATCAACGAGCTCAAACACTTAA
- a CDS encoding YbaN family protein: protein METGSIKKTIFMVVGCLSLALGMTGIFLPLLPTTPFLLLAAYCFMQSSTRLYNWLIQHKVFGKYIYNYLTHRAVEAKAKRLALVFLWGTIAISLYLLPNIYIRLLLFAVGSGVSFHILTLKEFK from the coding sequence TTGGAGACTGGAAGCATTAAAAAAACTATTTTCATGGTTGTTGGCTGCCTTTCGCTGGCCTTGGGCATGACCGGTATTTTTCTGCCGCTGCTGCCAACAACGCCCTTTCTCTTACTTGCCGCCTATTGCTTTATGCAAAGCTCAACCCGCCTGTATAACTGGTTAATTCAGCATAAAGTATTCGGCAAATATATTTATAATTATCTTACCCACCGGGCTGTCGAAGCGAAGGCCAAACGGCTGGCTCTGGTTTTTCTATGGGGAACAATCGCTATTTCCCTGTATTTACTGCCAAACATCTATATCCGTCTTTTGCTGTTCGCTGTAGGCAGCGGTGTGTCGTTCCATATTCTCACCTTGAAGGAGTTTAAATAA
- a CDS encoding ABC transporter ATP-binding protein — MLKIDGISKTFYAGTVNEKLALKNVSLAMKTGDFITVIGGNGAGKSTLLNSIAGVFKVDCGKIYIDDIDVTSMSEHKRAAYIGRVFQDPMLGTAADMMVEENLAIAARRGKKLSLRWSFSEADFGEFKAKLTKLALGLEDRLKNRIGTLSGGQRQAITLLMATLRKPKLLLLDEHTAALDPKTAEKVLELTQNIVAENGLTTLMITHNMRDALRFGNRLLMLDDGKIILDIHGAEKAKMTVHDLLDAFEHSGGGDISDRMLLS, encoded by the coding sequence ATGTTAAAAATTGATGGTATCAGTAAAACCTTTTACGCCGGTACTGTGAATGAGAAGCTGGCGTTGAAAAACGTAAGCCTGGCAATGAAAACTGGCGATTTTATTACTGTCATCGGCGGCAACGGGGCAGGCAAGAGCACTCTCCTGAACTCCATTGCCGGCGTGTTTAAAGTAGATTGCGGGAAAATTTATATTGATGATATTGATGTAACCAGTATGTCCGAGCATAAACGGGCTGCTTACATCGGCCGAGTTTTTCAGGACCCCATGCTGGGAACGGCGGCGGATATGATGGTGGAAGAAAACCTGGCGATTGCTGCAAGGCGGGGGAAAAAACTGAGTTTACGCTGGAGTTTTAGCGAGGCTGACTTCGGCGAATTCAAAGCAAAACTGACCAAATTAGCTCTTGGCTTAGAGGACCGGCTGAAAAATCGGATAGGCACCTTATCGGGCGGGCAGCGGCAGGCGATTACCTTGTTGATGGCAACCTTGCGGAAACCCAAGCTGCTGTTATTGGACGAGCACACCGCAGCGCTGGATCCCAAAACAGCAGAAAAAGTATTGGAACTGACGCAGAATATTGTGGCCGAAAATGGGTTAACGACACTGATGATTACACATAATATGCGGGACGCATTACGTTTTGGCAACAGATTGCTTATGCTGGATGACGGCAAAATTATATTAGACATTCATGGAGCGGAAAAAGCAAAAATGACAGTCCACGACTTGCTGGACGCTTTCGAACATTCGGGCGGTGGCGACATCAGTGACCGCATGTTGCTGAGTTGA
- a CDS encoding subtype B tannase, translating to MKAPKCLAIGLVLLSMLLVTLPIVSGATGGDSLDFTPNKYADKTLTVNGQTINYRAFENIVYVKNPVDAKYQVMNIYVPQEYYEGKSIDNYTAETAPVFLPNMVGGYMPGLPGVPGPDRETGSPNAVFLALSKGYVVAAPGVRGRTTQDENGQYTGKAPAAIVDLKAAVRYLRHNDEIMPGDAEKIISNGTSAGGALSSLLGATGNHKDYEPYLKAIGAADERDDIFAVSAYCPITNLENADMAYEWQFNGINQYSKMVAGIRPPRELSAPPENQGAMSLERPNSPQMKGTMSAGQIRYSGELKAMFPAYINGLGLKQSDGTALTLDEQGNGSFKEYVKSFVIASAQKALKSGKDLSALNWLTIIDGTVTDIDFDKYMAYATRAKQTPAFDGWDLSNPENDEFGTVAVTAQHFTQFGKEHSTVGGSLADAGVVKMMNPMNYIGSEGIATAKHWRIRHGNVDRDTSLAIPVILATKLINNGVEVDFAMPWEQPHGGDYDLDELFDWIGRVCDTSAAKTPTATVPANSSDPANGKVILFVLLGLGIVAVLFRSKLRTRK from the coding sequence ATGAAAGCTCCAAAATGCCTTGCCATTGGTTTGGTATTACTAAGCATGCTGCTAGTTACCCTGCCCATTGTTTCAGGGGCGACTGGAGGGGATAGCCTGGATTTCACTCCAAATAAGTACGCTGATAAGACCTTAACTGTGAATGGTCAAACCATCAATTATCGTGCCTTCGAAAATATCGTCTATGTAAAAAATCCCGTGGATGCCAAATATCAGGTTATGAACATTTATGTTCCGCAAGAGTACTACGAGGGTAAGTCTATTGACAATTATACCGCCGAGACGGCTCCCGTCTTCTTGCCGAACATGGTCGGCGGCTATATGCCCGGATTACCCGGAGTTCCTGGACCGGACCGGGAAACTGGCAGTCCCAATGCAGTATTTTTAGCCTTGTCCAAGGGGTATGTAGTAGCAGCGCCCGGCGTGCGTGGGCGGACTACACAGGACGAAAACGGTCAATACACCGGCAAGGCGCCCGCAGCCATTGTGGATCTGAAGGCCGCTGTCCGCTATTTGCGTCATAACGATGAGATAATGCCCGGCGACGCCGAGAAAATTATCTCAAACGGCACCAGCGCGGGTGGCGCGCTTTCTTCGCTGTTAGGCGCCACCGGCAATCATAAAGATTATGAGCCATATTTAAAGGCGATTGGCGCTGCCGATGAGCGTGACGATATTTTTGCCGTCTCGGCCTATTGCCCCATTACCAATCTGGAAAATGCGGATATGGCCTATGAGTGGCAGTTTAATGGTATTAACCAGTACTCCAAAATGGTTGCAGGGATAAGGCCGCCGCGCGAACTGTCTGCGCCTCCTGAAAACCAAGGGGCAATGTCGCTGGAGCGGCCTAATTCTCCCCAGATGAAAGGAACAATGTCGGCCGGTCAGATTAGATACTCGGGTGAACTGAAAGCGATGTTTCCGGCGTATATTAACGGTCTGGGCCTAAAGCAGTCCGATGGTACTGCGCTAACGCTAGACGAGCAAGGCAACGGTTCCTTTAAAGAGTACGTAAAATCCTTCGTGATTGCTTCGGCGCAAAAAGCCTTGAAAAGCGGTAAGGATTTGTCTGCCTTGAATTGGCTAACCATAATCGACGGAACCGTCACAGACATTGACTTTGACAAATACATGGCATACGCCACCAGAGCTAAGCAAACTCCAGCCTTCGACGGTTGGGATTTAAGCAACCCGGAAAACGACGAGTTTGGCACTGTGGCCGTTACAGCCCAGCACTTTACCCAGTTTGGCAAGGAACATAGTACGGTGGGCGGTTCTCTCGCCGACGCAGGGGTAGTGAAGATGATGAACCCTATGAACTACATCGGCAGCGAGGGAATCGCCACCGCTAAACACTGGCGAATCCGCCACGGTAACGTGGACAGAGACACTTCTCTTGCCATCCCTGTCATCCTGGCCACAAAGCTGATAAACAATGGCGTTGAAGTTGACTTCGCGATGCCGTGGGAGCAGCCGCACGGCGGTGATTACGACCTGGATGAGCTTTTCGACTGGATCGGCAGGGTTTGCGATACATCGGCAGCAAAAACTCCTACAGCCACCGTCCCGGCAAACTCATCTGATCCAGCGAATGGTAAAGTAATATTATTTGTCTTGTTGGGACTTGGCATAGTGGCTGTTCTTTTCCGAAGCAAGTTAAGAACGAGAAAGTGA
- a CDS encoding nitrogenase component 1 — MGLHRFKPLPSGRMGILWTLATIRDAALVEFGCMGHMLYSGVTLKRAGVHDACKLYSTHIDETDIALGGTERLSHTIDTVVQRDQPRVIFFLPSSIPEVIGTDLPALCAELQPEYPGVRLLPFGYGGFNVTQHRGVQEALLLLGQTLPAEVKRTPQPTFNIIGSCADLFRFQADALELVRIMTGTFGIQPLCVMTSDTSIAEIEHMGGAHINLVIRREGEPVARHLEQRFGTPYLSGRPYGIDGTRRWLEEVAELSGLTADASFLKAQQKLSRQQLASVIPSLQHIVRAHPGEAALSLGGHADVVKGILSFGCGELSLAKGTCWCDCPAMAGEGIPYFSEDEWTRAVQDHKKGYLMASGEALEWAGRNTDLQISNPDTKWRLHPYEPPFMGFRGAVHLTNLWINEAIED, encoded by the coding sequence ATGGGTCTGCACCGATTTAAGCCGCTGCCTTCGGGACGTATGGGTATTCTTTGGACGCTCGCCACCATCCGGGACGCCGCCCTTGTGGAGTTCGGCTGCATGGGGCACATGCTGTACAGCGGCGTAACGCTCAAGCGGGCTGGTGTGCACGATGCCTGCAAGCTCTATTCGACGCATATAGACGAAACGGATATCGCCCTTGGCGGCACAGAGCGGCTTAGCCATACCATTGACACTGTGGTCCAACGCGATCAGCCGCGCGTAATTTTTTTCCTGCCCTCTTCGATTCCCGAGGTGATCGGGACAGATCTTCCCGCTCTCTGTGCGGAATTGCAGCCCGAATATCCCGGCGTTCGCCTGCTGCCGTTCGGGTACGGCGGTTTTAATGTCACTCAGCACCGCGGTGTGCAGGAAGCGCTGCTGCTGCTTGGCCAAACGCTGCCGGCGGAGGTCAAACGGACGCCGCAGCCAACCTTTAATATCATCGGCTCCTGCGCCGACCTGTTCCGCTTTCAGGCCGACGCGCTCGAGCTGGTCCGTATAATGACAGGCACGTTCGGCATACAGCCGCTGTGTGTGATGACCTCGGATACCTCCATTGCGGAAATCGAGCATATGGGCGGCGCTCATATCAATCTTGTCATCCGGCGCGAGGGCGAACCAGTTGCCAGACACTTAGAGCAGCGCTTCGGAACCCCTTATCTTTCGGGGCGGCCATACGGCATTGACGGCACCAGGCGCTGGCTTGAGGAAGTTGCCGAGTTATCCGGCTTGACTGCCGACGCCTCGTTCCTTAAAGCCCAACAGAAACTCTCCCGGCAGCAGCTGGCGTCCGTCATTCCCTCCCTCCAGCACATCGTCAGAGCGCATCCGGGCGAAGCCGCCCTGTCTTTGGGCGGACACGCGGATGTGGTTAAGGGCATTCTTTCTTTTGGCTGCGGCGAGCTTTCCCTTGCTAAAGGAACCTGCTGGTGCGACTGCCCCGCTATGGCTGGTGAGGGTATTCCCTATTTTTCCGAAGACGAATGGACGCGAGCGGTACAGGATCATAAAAAAGGCTATCTCATGGCCAGCGGCGAGGCGCTGGAATGGGCCGGCCGCAATACGGATTTGCAAATTTCCAATCCTGACACAAAATGGCGCCTGCATCCCTACGAGCCGCCCTTTATGGGTTTCCGCGGCGCTGTCCATCTGACGAACCTGTGGATCAACGAAGCCATTGAGGATTGA
- a CDS encoding ABC transporter substrate-binding protein, whose amino-acid sequence MVKKLLRKKMIALGLGAVLAVGAIAGCGGETKEAGGAVYRVGVLQMVQHGALDAANNGFVDGLASRGYKNGENITIDQQNAQGDQSNLKTISQRFVNNKVDLIYAIATPAAQAVANETKTIPVVGSAITDYEAAKLVQSNAKPGGNVTGTTDYLPPKQQIDLALKLIPQAKTVGALYNSSEANSEIQVREMKEYAAEKGLTVIEAAVTNVNDIQQAVQSLVGKADFIYCPTDNTIASAIANIARIARAAKLPVLAGDETMVKTGGAAGVSINYYKLGFQSGEMAADILSGKAKPADMPIASQEEAKVIINKETAQEIGLTIPEELLKAAE is encoded by the coding sequence ATGGTGAAAAAATTGCTTCGAAAAAAAATGATTGCCTTAGGGTTAGGGGCCGTGCTGGCAGTTGGCGCCATTGCCGGCTGCGGCGGTGAAACAAAGGAAGCCGGCGGGGCGGTTTACCGGGTCGGCGTACTGCAGATGGTGCAGCATGGCGCTTTGGACGCCGCTAACAATGGCTTTGTGGACGGACTGGCTTCCCGGGGTTATAAGAATGGTGAAAACATTACAATTGATCAGCAGAACGCCCAGGGCGATCAGTCCAACTTAAAAACCATCAGCCAGCGGTTTGTGAACAACAAAGTGGATTTAATTTACGCCATTGCCACGCCGGCGGCGCAGGCGGTTGCGAACGAAACCAAAACGATTCCTGTCGTGGGTTCGGCGATTACGGATTACGAGGCGGCAAAGCTGGTCCAGTCCAATGCCAAGCCTGGCGGGAATGTGACCGGGACGACGGATTACCTGCCGCCGAAGCAGCAGATTGACCTGGCGCTTAAGCTGATCCCGCAGGCCAAAACGGTGGGGGCGTTATATAATTCCAGTGAAGCAAACTCAGAGATACAAGTCAGGGAAATGAAAGAATACGCCGCTGAAAAGGGTTTAACGGTGATTGAAGCTGCCGTTACGAACGTAAACGATATTCAACAGGCAGTACAGAGTTTAGTCGGCAAAGCGGACTTCATCTATTGCCCAACCGATAACACGATAGCGTCCGCTATTGCTAATATTGCCAGGATCGCGAGGGCGGCAAAGCTGCCGGTTCTTGCCGGTGATGAAACTATGGTTAAAACCGGCGGAGCGGCGGGGGTTTCGATAAACTACTATAAGCTCGGTTTCCAGTCCGGTGAAATGGCGGCCGACATTTTGTCCGGTAAAGCAAAACCGGCCGATATGCCAATCGCTTCACAGGAAGAGGCGAAAGTCATTATTAACAAAGAGACCGCTCAGGAGATTGGCTTAACCATACCGGAAGAACTGCTGAAAGCGGCTGAATAG
- the ahpC gene encoding alkyl hydroperoxide reductase subunit C: MSLIGTEVKPFKAQAYHNGKFIELTEQDFKGKWSIVCFYPADFTFVCPTELEDLQNQYASLKELGVEVYSVSTDTHFTHKAWHDSSETIKKITYIMIGDPSHTLSRNFEVLIEDKGLADRGTFIIDPDGVVQAVEINAGGIGRDASTLLNKIKAAQYIRKNPNEVCPAKWQEGSDTLKPSLDLVGKI; the protein is encoded by the coding sequence ATGTCATTAATTGGAACTGAAGTAAAACCGTTTAAAGCCCAAGCCTATCACAATGGAAAGTTCATCGAACTGACAGAACAGGACTTTAAAGGAAAATGGAGCATAGTGTGCTTCTATCCGGCGGATTTCACGTTTGTATGCCCGACAGAGCTTGAGGATTTGCAAAATCAATACGCTTCTTTAAAAGAACTGGGTGTGGAAGTATATTCTGTGTCCACAGACACGCATTTTACCCATAAAGCCTGGCATGATAGTTCGGAAACCATTAAAAAAATTACCTATATCATGATTGGCGATCCTTCCCATACGCTGTCGAGGAATTTTGAAGTGCTGATTGAAGATAAAGGCCTTGCTGATCGCGGGACCTTCATCATCGACCCGGATGGCGTTGTACAGGCGGTTGAAATCAATGCCGGCGGTATCGGCCGTGATGCAAGCACACTGCTTAATAAAATTAAAGCCGCCCAGTATATCAGGAAAAATCCTAACGAGGTTTGCCCGGCTAAGTGGCAGGAAGGTTCTGACACGCTTAAACCAAGCCTGGATCTTGTAGGAAAGATTTAA
- the ahpF gene encoding alkyl hydroperoxide reductase subunit F, whose translation MLLDRDIKEQLSQYLQLMEGDVLIKVSAGSDKVSGDMLALVDELASMSSRIAIEKAELPRTPSFSIRRAGEDQGITFAGIPLGHEFNSLVLALLQVSGRAPKAEQKIIDQIKALKGKYHFETYISLSCHICPEIVQALNLMSVLNPDVTHVMVDGAVFQEEVQAKDVMAVPVVYLNGEFFSSGRMSIEEILAKLGDGSDVSEFEEKEPFDILVVGGGPAGASAAIYAARKGIRTGIVAERFGGQVKDTLGIENFITVRYTEGPKLAASLEEHVKEYPVDVMKLQRGRRLEKKELIEVELENGAVLKSKAVILSTGARWRNIGVPGEAEFKNKGVAYCPHCDGPIFKGKRVAVIGGGNSGIEAAIDLAGIVEHVTVLEFMPELKADVVLQKRLFSLPNVTVLNNVQTKEITGTGKVDGLSYIDRSTEAVHHLELEGVFILIGLVPNTEWLEGAVERNRFGEIVVDNRGATNIPGVFAAGDCTNSPYKQIIIAMGSGANAALGAFEYLIRN comes from the coding sequence ATGTTACTGGATCGGGATATAAAAGAACAGTTATCTCAATATCTGCAGTTGATGGAAGGCGATGTGCTGATTAAAGTTAGCGCAGGCAGCGATAAGGTATCTGGTGACATGCTTGCTCTGGTGGATGAACTGGCTTCGATGTCTTCCAGGATTGCAATTGAGAAAGCTGAACTGCCGCGGACGCCTAGTTTCAGTATCCGTCGCGCTGGTGAGGATCAGGGAATCACCTTCGCCGGCATTCCTTTGGGACATGAGTTTAACTCCCTGGTGCTGGCCTTGTTGCAGGTCAGCGGCAGAGCGCCGAAAGCTGAACAAAAAATAATCGATCAGATTAAAGCGCTTAAGGGTAAGTATCATTTTGAAACCTATATCAGCTTAAGCTGCCATATTTGCCCGGAGATAGTCCAGGCGCTAAATCTCATGAGTGTCCTTAATCCGGATGTTACCCATGTCATGGTCGATGGCGCTGTTTTTCAGGAGGAAGTGCAGGCGAAAGATGTCATGGCGGTGCCGGTGGTTTATCTGAATGGTGAATTTTTTAGCAGCGGCCGTATGAGTATCGAGGAAATCCTCGCCAAACTCGGCGATGGTTCCGATGTATCCGAATTCGAAGAAAAAGAGCCGTTTGACATTCTTGTCGTGGGAGGCGGTCCGGCTGGAGCCAGCGCGGCGATTTATGCGGCCAGGAAAGGGATTCGCACCGGGATTGTCGCCGAACGGTTTGGCGGCCAGGTTAAGGATACTCTTGGCATAGAGAACTTTATCACTGTGAGATACACAGAAGGGCCTAAGCTGGCGGCAAGCCTTGAGGAGCATGTTAAAGAATACCCGGTTGATGTGATGAAGCTGCAGCGCGGCAGACGCTTGGAGAAGAAAGAACTAATCGAAGTTGAACTGGAGAATGGCGCTGTTTTAAAGAGCAAAGCGGTGATTCTTTCCACAGGAGCCCGCTGGCGTAATATTGGCGTACCCGGGGAAGCCGAATTCAAAAATAAAGGCGTGGCCTACTGCCCTCACTGCGACGGGCCGATATTCAAAGGAAAACGGGTGGCTGTGATTGGCGGAGGCAACTCCGGCATTGAAGCGGCAATTGATCTGGCCGGTATTGTGGAGCATGTCACTGTACTGGAATTTATGCCGGAGCTGAAAGCGGATGTTGTTTTGCAAAAACGTCTTTTCAGCTTGCCGAATGTGACGGTTTTGAACAATGTCCAAACAAAAGAAATTACCGGTACAGGTAAGGTCGACGGCCTCTCGTATATTGACCGCAGCACAGAAGCTGTACACCATCTGGAGCTTGAGGGCGTATTCATCCTGATCGGACTTGTTCCGAATACCGAATGGCTGGAGGGGGCGGTGGAACGCAACCGCTTCGGTGAAATTGTTGTAGACAACCGCGGTGCAACCAATATACCAGGGGTGTTTGCCGCAGGAGACTGCACAAATAGTCCCTATAAGCAGATTATTATTGCGATGGGATCCGGTGCGAATGCGGCGCTGGGCGCGTTCGAGTATTTAATACGGAATTGA
- a CDS encoding nitrogenase component 1 codes for MAGQTAAGRRRSFINELKHLKRLSAVKSNNGIKFLTPAVSPGNHCPMRIASVNVEKIRHLSSLLVGMPECTTHSRLFNPKPEGRHGELHWLYVLDAQEVVFGCRAGLIDALKKMDKAGAKAILMIITCIPELIGEDIQAIVTEVQPELSARVTFVMLGQFKNISYPPGSWKTMEALAALMDGQKTVSNRVNILGRAPEEEHIPLPSLLPALTRRGLTLRYLAPDAALEDFQSAPDAALNLVVSPFMQPLAAKMEREFGVPYTALHPLYDVESIDKAYTALAERFSFSWGGEFEQERQEALAWQKQAVERLKGLRYAFCPRIDLPLPLAVYLAGLGMEPLLLHLEEYYPEDKTYAGELSARGHNPWICRMVNVQADLPVLKKLAPDLCFGYLPEPAKTMPCVPDLFDFYGQIGYGRTSQLLKRILSVWNQINTSGQGGTAHGSAPI; via the coding sequence ATCGCTGGCCAGACTGCTGCTGGAAGGAGGCGAAGCTTCATCAACGAGCTCAAACACTTAAAACGGCTGTCGGCGGTAAAATCCAACAACGGCATAAAGTTCCTGACGCCCGCGGTTTCCCCCGGCAACCATTGTCCGATGCGCATCGCGTCGGTGAATGTGGAAAAAATCAGGCATCTGTCTTCCCTGCTGGTTGGGATGCCGGAGTGCACCACCCACTCGCGGCTGTTCAACCCCAAACCGGAAGGCCGGCATGGCGAGCTGCACTGGCTGTATGTGCTGGACGCGCAGGAGGTGGTGTTCGGCTGCCGGGCCGGACTGATCGATGCCCTCAAAAAGATGGACAAGGCCGGGGCAAAGGCTATTCTGATGATCATTACCTGCATACCGGAGCTGATTGGGGAGGACATCCAGGCAATTGTCACGGAAGTGCAGCCGGAGTTGTCCGCGCGCGTCACCTTCGTAATGCTGGGCCAATTTAAAAACATCAGTTATCCGCCCGGATCATGGAAAACAATGGAGGCGCTGGCCGCACTGATGGACGGGCAGAAAACCGTGTCCAACCGGGTGAACATACTGGGCCGCGCCCCGGAGGAAGAACATATTCCCCTGCCGTCCCTGCTGCCTGCGCTCACGCGGCGCGGCCTTACTCTGCGCTATCTGGCGCCGGACGCTGCCCTGGAGGATTTCCAAAGCGCGCCGGACGCCGCCCTGAATTTGGTGGTTTCTCCCTTCATGCAGCCGCTCGCAGCCAAAATGGAGCGGGAATTCGGCGTACCCTATACGGCCCTGCACCCGCTATATGATGTAGAAAGCATCGACAAGGCTTACACCGCCCTCGCGGAACGCTTCAGCTTTTCCTGGGGCGGGGAATTTGAACAGGAGCGGCAGGAAGCCCTTGCCTGGCAGAAGCAGGCCGTGGAAAGACTCAAAGGACTCCGGTATGCGTTCTGTCCCAGAATTGACCTCCCGCTGCCGCTGGCCGTCTATCTTGCCGGGCTTGGCATGGAGCCGCTGCTGTTGCATTTAGAGGAATATTACCCGGAGGACAAGACCTATGCCGGGGAGCTTAGCGCCAGGGGCCATAATCCCTGGATTTGCCGGATGGTCAATGTCCAGGCGGATTTACCGGTTCTGAAAAAGCTGGCGCCGGATTTATGCTTTGGTTATTTGCCAGAACCTGCCAAAACCATGCCCTGCGTACCGGATCTATTTGATTTTTACGGACAAATTGGTTATGGGCGGACCAGTCAGCTGTTGAAAAGAATCTTAAGCGTATGGAACCAAATCAATACATCAGGGCAAGGAGGAACTGCACATGGGTCTGCACCGATTTAA